The nucleotide sequence ACTAAGGGGCCTAAATCGTCTTTATGGGCGTTCAACAACTTTATACGTTGCTCCAAGGATTCGGTAAACGATATATCGCCATCAATTCCCAAATTTGTAATCTCCTGAATACGACGAACGATTTCGTCTCGATCCGACTTGCCTTCCAAGGTCATTTCGGCCAGCACATCTAAAGCTTCGACCCTTGTTAAGGTACTATCAAAATCGAATATGTATTTCCTACCTGTCTCTACCATGGCTTTGCTAAAAAATTAAGGGACAAAAATAAAGATTATTTCTGTCCGAAGTCCACTAAAATGCCTAAAAGTTACTCCTATAACTAATCTAGCTTTTTTTGATAGGGAATTTCATGTTTCCAAGGAGGAAAAAACACGGTCGAAAGCAAGCAAGAAAGCCGGTTTAATCTAAAAATGAGACCACGGCTTCGGAAAAGGCCTTTGTTTTGTAGGTGCCGTTATGATCACCTTCAACAATGACAAATTCACTTTTGGGAATCGCCTTATGCAGTTCTTCGGGACTACCATTATCGGTATCCCCATCCCCCGCAATGACCAGTACTTTGGCCTTCACATAGGCCAAATGGCTTTTTCTGGTGTAAGGTTGGTAGCGCTGTTGTAGATAGAGACTTCTAAAGTCGGCACCTACCGATTTCGCATAGGCTACGGCCTCTTTCGTTTCTTCGGTGACCCTTCCGGCAAAGGCTTTCATAAATTTAATTTTCCTAGGCCACATATAGTCGGTAAAATCGATGCCCATACCCCCTAAAACCGCCTTTTTCACCCGCTTGTCGCGCAACAAAAGTTTTGCCAGCACAATACTGCCCCGAGAATACCCAATGGCCATATATTTTTTTTGCCGCAAGTGCTGCATAAGAAACATAACATCCATTACCTCGGCATCAAAATCGTAG is from Zobellia galactanivorans and encodes:
- a CDS encoding alpha/beta fold hydrolase, whose protein sequence is MVTARCQTKFFTSFDDTKIAYTDEGEGKVVLLIHGFINTKESWQKTELKKQLLKEGFRVVALDLRGNGESDKPQTEEGYDFDAEVMDVMFLMQHLRQKKYMAIGYSRGSIVLAKLLLRDKRVKKAVLGGMGIDFTDYMWPRKIKFMKAFAGRVTEETKEAVAYAKSVGADFRSLYLQQRYQPYTRKSHLAYVKAKVLVIAGDGDTDNGSPEELHKAIPKSEFVIVEGDHNGTYKTKAFSEAVVSFLD